The nucleotide window TTTCTTTCGTTAGAAGCGCTGTAGGCATTGCCCAACTTAGTACGTATGCCAGCCAAAGCCTGTTGTTGACGGTTACCCCTGCCGGCCTGCTGGGCGCCGTTGGTTTGAATAGCATTTTGTACTTTCAGACTGCCATCGGGCTTTCCACCGGTACCCGCAGTATAGCCCTTATCGCTGTGCCCGTCTGATAGAATAAAGAAAGCGCTAATACTCACAATAACAATAAAGCAGGCTGCTGCTGCATACTTCAACCATCCATGGTTCATCGGTACTACCAAGGCCGGTTCGCTCTTTTTGCCTTCCAGCTCTTTAATAATATGAACCCAGGCCGAATTAGGTGGATTTACCTGTATGTTGGAAAGTTTCTTCTCAATGATCTCCAGGGCTTTTTGATCGTCCAGTTCCCGGCTTATTGCATTCCAGGCCATTGGAGGTACCGGTGCTTCGGCATTATATAATTTTGTTGCCAGGTCTTCTTCCTGGCTGGTAATATCCAACTGGTCAGCTATTGCAGTCCAGGCCATGACTGGCGGACTTATTTCCAACCCTGTTAAACGTTCGGATATGTTTTGATGAGCTTCGAGGTTGTCTAATTCACGGGCAATATTATTCCATGCCCCAGCCGGTGGAGTTACTTCAATATCATATATTTTGTTATGGCTGTTCATGGTACATTACTTCGATCTGTCTTCTATGTGTTTTTTTACTAAATCCTGCAGGAGCGCTTTGGCCCGCGAAAGCTGAGACTTGCTGGTACCTTCGCTGATGCCCAGCATATCCCCGATTTCTTTATGGGAATATCCCTCCACTACATACATGTTGAAAACCGTACGGTAGCCGGGAGATAATTGAGTGATCAAATCCAGGATATCTTTTTCAGCTAATTCGTCAAGTGCCGACACATATTTTCCCTCTATCGTATTTTCTTCCTTTTCTGTAACCGGCTGCAAGTATTTCTTTCTTCTGAAATATTCAATAGCTGTATTTACAAAAATTCTTCGAACCCAGCCTTCAAAAGAGCCATCTCCTCTGAAACTGTCCAGTTTTTTAAAAACTTTAATAAATCCATCCTGCAAAATATCCTGTGCTTCATCAGCGTTCGAGGCGTAACGTAAGCATACTGCATACATTTTAGGAGAGAAACGCTTGTAAAGCTCTTCCTGCATCCTTCGGTCGCCTTCCATGCATCCTGTAATTAAGTCGCTTTCCGGAATCGTATGGTTGCGTATAGGTTCCAAATTCTTTAAAATATTAAAAAGTTTTTTTCAAATATAGGGAATAGTCAATAGTGTGAATAGTCAATAGTGAATTGCCAATGGTCAATAGCCCATCAGCTACAAACCGGCGCTCCTGTTTTCCTTTAACCATTCTGTCAATTTTGCTAAAGCTTTGGCCCGGTGGCTATATTGCTTTTTCTTCTCCATCGTCATTTCTCCAAATGTTTGGGTCGCACCATCAGGAATAAAAACCGGGTCGTATCCAAAGCCGCCGGTACCTGCACGGTGATGGGTAATGGTGCCCTCACAAATACCTTCAAACTGGTGCTCATCCCCGTTTATAATCAAAGAGATAACTGTCCTAAATCGGGCATTCCGGTTGCCCTGGTTTTTCATTTTGTTCAGCAATTTATCGATATTGTCAGCAAATTCGGGCTCGTTATCCGCATAGCGGGCGCTTTTAACACCCGGCTCCCCGTTTAATGCTTCTACCTCCAGCCCGGTGTCTTCGCTGAAACAGTCCATTTGCCTGAGGTTAAATATTGTCCGCGATTTTTCAGTCGCATTTGCCTCGAGTGTATCGTGAGGTTCGGGAATGTCCTGGAAGATGCCCGCTTCTTTTAAACTGATAATTTCAAAACTGTTATCCAGTGCATTGCGTATTTCCTGTACTTTATTGTTATTATTGGTTGCAAAAATGAGGGTCATAAATTGAAAATATTTTTTAAGGCAGCCCAAAGTAAACCTTTTGCTGGTTTGTTATGCTGAAGATCATGCAAAGCCGGAGCATGCATTATGGTGTAGCCCGAGAAGGATTGTACCTGGTAGGGTGGTGTTTGAAAGGGGAATCCCCAGTCCTGAACTGTTATTCCAAAAAGCAAAACCACTTTTGTATTGAATTGATCTAAAATAGAGGTATGCGCTACTTGCGGGTAATTGTTGATATTAATAAGCGCCACATCGTTCAGACTCAACTGGCAGGCTTTCAGCAACTGCATTAAGAACTCCAGTTGCGGGTCGGGTAAATTGGTAATATTTTCATAATTAACAGCTACTAATATTGCCCTTTGATTGCTTCCCAGAGACCTCCATTCTATTGCCGGCTCAGGCTCTGCTGAGACTGGTTGAGCTGAAGAAGCAGCGGTCACAGACGCAGTATTTTTTTCCTGCCCGACAAGCGACGAAGGATATAATTGTGTTACCAGGTAGGGGGGGAGATTCATTTCATTCAAACTCATACATACCACATTTAACGATAGTGTTCGTATATTCGCATAACAATAATAGTCAAAAATAACATTTTATGGTAGAGGCAGTTCAAATACCTGTGGAGCGGATAAAAGAAAGTAAATTAGGGCAGGTAGATTTTAGCAATTTAGGTTTTGGAAAGTATTTTTCTGATCACATGCTGGAGGCAGACTATGTTAATGGAGAGTGGACCAGCGTTAAGATCAGGCCTTACCAGGACCTCGGTTTTCTTCCTGCTTTATCTGTACTGCATTATTCTCAAACTATTTTTGAAGGGCAAAAAGCGCATAAGGACGAAAATGGCAATATTCATATTTTCAGACCTCACGAGAATTGGAAGCGACTGAATCGTTCAGCAGACCGTATGGCTATGCCAAACGTACCGGAAGAGATTTTTGTTGACGGCATGAAACAGCTGATCGAGCTGGATAAAGCGTTTATTCCGTCGGGTTATGACGAGTCTTTATACATACGTCCGTTTCTGTTTGCCACCGAAGAAACGCTGGGTGTAAAGGAATCTAACTCCTATAAATTTTTAATCATTACAGGCCCCGTAGGATCTTATTTTTCAGCGCCGGCCCGTATTTATGTAGAAGAAAAATACACACGTGCTGCTCCTGGCGGTACGGGCGCCGCTAAAACCGGTGGTAACTATGCAGCATCTTTGTTGTCGTCGGCTGAGGCCAGAAAACAAGGCTACGACCAGGTGTTATGGATGGATGCTAACGAGCATAAATATGTTCAGGAGGTGGGCGCCATGAATATCCTGTTTGTAATTGACGGTAAGATCATCACTCCCGATCTTACTGATGGTACGATCTTAAGTGGTATTACACGTATGAGCCTGATAGAACTATTTAAAGAGAAGGGCTATACGGTAGACGAACGTAAAGTATCCATCGATGAGATCGTAGAAGCGTATAAGAATGGCAGTTTACAGGAAGTGTTTGGTTGTGGAACAGCCGCTACTATTTCTCATGTTCGCGAATTAAAGTATAAAGATTTCGTGATGGAATTTGATGTAGATAGCATGACCATTTCAGCCGATATGAAGAAGTACCTGCTGGATTATAAAGAGAATCTTCATGGTGATCCGCATGGCTGGCTGGAAAAAGTATAAGTAATTGAACAATCATTTTTGAACGGGCTTGAAAGTAATCTTTCAGGCCCGTTCTCTTTTGTTTGGAGCCCGGAAGGATCTAATATTATCAATTAATTGTTCTTGAATATTGATATTCCGAATGTTAAATAACAATTCATTGCATTTTTATTAATGTCTCTGTAACAGAGGCTGGTTTATTTTTGGTGCCTACTGAAGCTTCATCACCAATATTTAATATTATGAGAACACAACCTATTTTAAATCGCTTTCCGGCAAGGGTAAAACGTTGGTTAGCTGCCGGCCTTCTTTTTTCTGCAATACCTTTTGAGTTGAATGCCCAGACAGAAGTTCGAAAAAACCAGCTGGGTATTTTTACAGGTTTGGGAAAGATGGGGGGCGGATTGGGTGTTAATCCGCAGCTGGGTTTGGTTTATGAAAGAAAATTCACAAACCATAGTAGCCTGGAGCTAGGCGCCAGGTGGATGTTCGCTCATTTTAAAAGCACGGGTTTTACGCAAACCGCTACCGGAAAGGCATATCACCGCACGCAGGAGTCCTATGATTATTTCTCAATGCCGGTTCTCTACAAATTCACTTCCTCTATTGTAAATGTTTCTGCGGGGCCTGTTTTGAACCTGATGACAGGGAAATTTGAAACCAATGAATCCTGGAGTACTATCAGGAGTTTTGAAAAGCCTTTTAACACGCTGAATGTAGGAGCGATGTTTAAGGTAGGAAAGGCCATTCACTTTAAAAACCGTTTTGTGCTGGAACCTGAGGTTGGTGTATCTAAAAGCGGTTACTTTAAGAAGCCTGTCTGGGAAACGAATGTGATATTAAAGTACAAGTTATAGATTGTCAGATATTTAGGCGAAGTTTTTAATATTAAGACTGTAGCTTTTACAGGCGCCGGGAAACGCTACCAAGACTTAGCAGCTCCCATACTCCTGGTGTCCTGTTTTTAAAACTACATTTTTCGGATCGAACAGTGAATATTTTGGATAACAGCCGGAAAAAGTGTATATTGTATATTAGGGCATATTAAGCAGATAGAAATATTGAAAGATAATTTTACCAATTTATTTTTGTTGATTCGAATTCTTACCTTACCTTTGCCGTCCAAAAATTAAAGGACAAGGAATGCCTACAATTAATCAGTTAGTACGTAAAGGAAGACAAATAATTAAAGCAAAGAGTAAATCAAGGGCTTTAGATCAGTGCCCTCAGCGCCGTGGCGTTTGTACTCGTGTATATACCACTACACCTAAAAAGCCTAACTCAGCACTTCGTAAAGTAGCTAAAGTTCGTTTAACTAATAAAATTGAAGTAATTGCTTACATTCCGGGAGAAGGACATAACCTGCAGGAACACTCGATCGTATTGATCCGCGGTGGCAGGGTAAAAGATCTTCCAGGTGTACGTTACCATATTGTACGCGGTAGCTTAGATACTGCGGGTGTAAAAGATCGTAAACAAAGCCGTTCTAAATACGGTACCAAGAAAGCTAAGAAGTAATTTCTCCACGAGGTTGAATTACTATATATATCAAAAAAAGGCTGAGTAAAGTTTTAATTCTTGAAGAAATTCAGCCGATACTAAAAATTAAATAAAATGCGTAAAGCACAAGCCAAGAAACTCCCTTTAGCGCCAGATCCTAAATTTAATGATAAGCTGGTTACACGTTTTGTAAACAACCTGATGTGGGAAGGTAAAAAGAGTGGGGCATTCACTATTTTTTATGATGCATTAGATAAAGTTGCAAAGCAAACCAACGAAGATGGATATGAGATCTGGAAGAAGGCTTTGGCAAACGTAACTCCTGCTGTAGAAGTTCGCAGCCGTCGTATCGGTGGTGCTACTTTCCAGATTCCTTCAGAAGTTCGTCCTGACAGAAAAATATCTTTAAGCATCAAATGGTTAATTCGTTATAGCCGTGATCGTAACGGTCGTAGCATGGCTGACAAATTAGCAAATGAAATCGTAGCTGCAAGCAAAGGCGAAGGTGCTGCATTCAAAAAGAAAGAAGATACACATCGTATGGCTGAAGCGAACAAAGCTTTTGCTCACTTCAGAGTATAACTTATATAGCAACTAGCTTTAAAAGCCCGTTCCGAAAGGAATGGGCTTTTTGCATTTGATAATTGTTGGCTGTTTGTTAAAAAAATCTTATTTTCATAAGGTAACAATTGAATAAACACATTTTTAACCTAGACACAAACCATGAGAAAAAAACATGCTTACCTCGCAATTGCTTTGTTATTGCTAATTTTTGTTGGATGCCAAAAGTTGGATGAATCAATAGAGCCTGGCCTAAGTAATGGTAACACTATAAAAGTAGATACTATTGGGGGCGCATTATTTCATTCAATTCCGTATCAACACCATAACGTAATCATTAAACAGGTCGACGATAAATATTTTTTTTCCGATGATATCCAAATTAGTAGAAGACAATTTAATCTGCTTCGAAGTGGTGGCTTAGCCGAATATACTAAGCCTAGAAGTGCTATTATCGATGATTTTACATATAGATGGAGCTCAGGTGAGTGGCGTTACCTAATTGCGTCAACTAGAAGGACGGAGATTTTGCAAGCCATTCAAATGATTGCTGACGTATCAAACATTACATTTATAGAACTGACCTCTAATCCGGGACATTCTAATTATGTTACGATAGTAGACGATAATAGTGAGGGTACGTCATTTTCAAATCATATCGGCTGCGAGCCGGGTAATAAAGAGCTTCATCTTCATTCCTCCCAGGGTGTCGGTACCATCGCGCATGAAATCTTACATTCTTTAGGT belongs to Niabella yanshanensis and includes:
- the rpsG gene encoding 30S ribosomal protein S7; this encodes MRKAQAKKLPLAPDPKFNDKLVTRFVNNLMWEGKKSGAFTIFYDALDKVAKQTNEDGYEIWKKALANVTPAVEVRSRRIGGATFQIPSEVRPDRKISLSIKWLIRYSRDRNGRSMADKLANEIVAASKGEGAAFKKKEDTHRMAEANKAFAHFRV
- the rdgB gene encoding RdgB/HAM1 family non-canonical purine NTP pyrophosphatase encodes the protein MTLIFATNNNNKVQEIRNALDNSFEIISLKEAGIFQDIPEPHDTLEANATEKSRTIFNLRQMDCFSEDTGLEVEALNGEPGVKSARYADNEPEFADNIDKLLNKMKNQGNRNARFRTVISLIINGDEHQFEGICEGTITHHRAGTGGFGYDPVFIPDGATQTFGEMTMEKKKQYSHRAKALAKLTEWLKENRSAGL
- a CDS encoding branched-chain amino acid aminotransferase, with protein sequence MVEAVQIPVERIKESKLGQVDFSNLGFGKYFSDHMLEADYVNGEWTSVKIRPYQDLGFLPALSVLHYSQTIFEGQKAHKDENGNIHIFRPHENWKRLNRSADRMAMPNVPEEIFVDGMKQLIELDKAFIPSGYDESLYIRPFLFATEETLGVKESNSYKFLIITGPVGSYFSAPARIYVEEKYTRAAPGGTGAAKTGGNYAASLLSSAEARKQGYDQVLWMDANEHKYVQEVGAMNILFVIDGKIITPDLTDGTILSGITRMSLIELFKEKGYTVDERKVSIDEIVEAYKNGSLQEVFGCGTAATISHVRELKYKDFVMEFDVDSMTISADMKKYLLDYKENLHGDPHGWLEKV
- the rpsL gene encoding 30S ribosomal protein S12, whose amino-acid sequence is MPTINQLVRKGRQIIKAKSKSRALDQCPQRRGVCTRVYTTTPKKPNSALRKVAKVRLTNKIEVIAYIPGEGHNLQEHSIVLIRGGRVKDLPGVRYHIVRGSLDTAGVKDRKQSRSKYGTKKAKK
- a CDS encoding RNA polymerase sigma factor, whose protein sequence is MEGDRRMQEELYKRFSPKMYAVCLRYASNADEAQDILQDGFIKVFKKLDSFRGDGSFEGWVRRIFVNTAIEYFRRKKYLQPVTEKEENTIEGKYVSALDELAEKDILDLITQLSPGYRTVFNMYVVEGYSHKEIGDMLGISEGTSKSQLSRAKALLQDLVKKHIEDRSK